A window from bacterium encodes these proteins:
- a CDS encoding DMT family transporter, whose translation MPAIAMLIAVFIWGGSFIATKLAIAEIPPIAFAVLRFAVAVAGLLAAHLVTRTPITIPRPLWGRVVLAGLLGTTATYVLENIALKYTTAGNTAIFIAASPLLTIAGAAIFLRERLNLRTIGGALLAFGGLAALVGASFKETGLGDGLMALNTLVGAWYALVSKTLADRASPLSTLTTTYSVGLVGLLPFAVGEAILTPATWHFSPLSLGSLAFLGLGSSGCAYWLWMYALGRMSAATSGVYLYLMPIVTLALSWLLLGEAMGPAKIAQAAIVLIGVYLASTARQAPRISEVPQPS comes from the coding sequence ATGCCAGCCATCGCCATGCTCATCGCCGTCTTCATCTGGGGCGGCTCCTTCATCGCCACCAAGCTCGCCATCGCCGAGATCCCGCCCATCGCCTTCGCGGTCCTGCGCTTCGCCGTAGCTGTCGCCGGGCTGCTCGCGGCCCACCTGGTGACCCGTACCCCGATCACCATCCCCCGCCCCCTGTGGGGACGCGTGGTGCTGGCGGGCCTGCTCGGAACCACCGCGACCTACGTCCTCGAGAACATCGCCCTCAAGTACACCACCGCGGGCAACACCGCCATCTTCATCGCAGCAAGCCCCTTGCTGACCATCGCCGGCGCCGCCATCTTCCTGCGCGAACGCCTGAACTTGCGAACCATCGGCGGTGCCCTGCTCGCCTTCGGAGGCCTCGCGGCCCTGGTAGGGGCGAGCTTCAAGGAGACCGGCCTGGGGGACGGCCTGATGGCCCTCAACACCCTCGTCGGCGCCTGGTACGCGCTCGTCAGCAAGACCCTCGCGGACCGTGCCTCGCCCCTCTCCACCCTGACCACGACCTACTCGGTGGGGCTCGTCGGCCTGCTGCCCTTCGCCGTCGGCGAGGCCATCCTGACGCCCGCCACCTGGCATTTCTCGCCCCTGTCACTGGGCTCGCTCGCCTTCTTGGGCCTCGGCTCCTCGGGGTGCGCCTACTGGCTCTGGATGTACGCCCTCGGCCGCATGTCGGCTGCGACCTCCGGGGTCTACCTGTACCTGATGCCCATCGTGACGCTCGCCCTCTCGTGGCTCCTGCTCGGCGAGGCGATGGGCCCCGCCAAGATCGCGCAAGCAGCCATCGTCCTGATCGGGGTGTACCTCGCAAGCACGGCCCGCCAAGCCCCACGCATCTCGGAAGTACCTCAACCCTCGTAA
- a CDS encoding MBL fold metallo-hydrolase: MIGKVLFDDGDHKWIALARDPEKKDAVIDTNEYLIVSNGDALLLDPGGTEIFPAVLAAVSEHISLGQLKAFFASHQDPDIFSSLPLWLGVCPKAQLYVPKIWSGFLAHFGYEYIDNFKVVEDGGGLLTYGNGLALQMVPAHYCHSSGNFSVYDPHAKILFSGDIGAALLPEDHSDLFVQDFEAHVKYMEGFHRRWMPSNEAKNDWVRRVRELDVKMLCPQHGAIFRDEQVGQFLDWFEALEVGSAIAVTRQAAAAK; encoded by the coding sequence TTGATCGGTAAGGTCCTATTCGACGACGGCGACCACAAGTGGATTGCGCTCGCGCGCGATCCCGAGAAGAAGGACGCGGTCATCGACACCAACGAGTATCTCATCGTCAGCAACGGGGACGCGCTGCTGCTGGATCCGGGCGGTACCGAGATCTTCCCGGCGGTGCTCGCGGCCGTCTCTGAGCACATCAGCCTGGGGCAGCTCAAGGCCTTCTTTGCGAGTCACCAGGACCCCGACATCTTCTCGTCGCTGCCCCTGTGGCTCGGCGTCTGCCCCAAGGCGCAGCTCTACGTGCCGAAGATCTGGTCCGGCTTCCTCGCGCACTTCGGCTACGAGTACATCGACAACTTCAAGGTCGTCGAGGATGGCGGCGGGCTTTTGACCTACGGCAACGGCCTCGCGCTCCAGATGGTCCCGGCGCATTACTGCCACTCGTCGGGCAATTTCAGCGTCTACGATCCGCACGCCAAGATCCTCTTCTCGGGTGATATCGGCGCGGCACTTCTGCCCGAGGATCACTCGGACCTCTTCGTGCAGGACTTCGAAGCCCACGTGAAGTACATGGAAGGTTTCCACCGCCGCTGGATGCCTTCGAACGAGGCCAAGAACGACTGGGTTCGCCGCGTGCGCGAGCTGGACGTCAAGATGCTCTGCCCGCAGCACGGCGCCATCTTCCGGGACGAGCAGGTCGGCCAGTTCCTCGATTGGTTCGAGGCCCTGGAAGTGGGCTCGGCTATCGCCGTGACCCGCCAGGCTGCAGCCGCGAAGTAG
- a CDS encoding hotdog fold thioesterase produces MTAAAKGTLAETMGMTLLEVTPQRVRASMPVVRAVHQPFGLLHGGASVALAETVASIGAWANVDQETQMAVGLEINANHLRAKRDGVVSAEATPIHVGRTTQVWEVRITDEADKLVCISRCTLAVVPRA; encoded by the coding sequence ATGACCGCTGCCGCGAAGGGAACGCTCGCCGAGACCATGGGCATGACCCTGCTCGAAGTCACCCCGCAGCGGGTCAGGGCCAGCATGCCGGTCGTCAGGGCCGTGCACCAGCCCTTCGGCCTGCTGCACGGCGGTGCGTCGGTTGCGCTGGCCGAGACGGTGGCGAGCATCGGGGCCTGGGCCAACGTGGACCAAGAGACTCAGATGGCCGTCGGCCTCGAGATCAACGCCAATCACCTGCGCGCCAAGCGCGACGGGGTGGTGAGCGCCGAGGCGACCCCGATTCACGTGGGCCGCACCACCCAGGTCTGGGAAGTGCGCATCACGGACGAAGCGGACAAGCTCGTCTGCATCTCGCGCTGCACCTTGGCCGTCGTGCCGAGGGCCTAG
- a CDS encoding glycosyltransferase, which produces MQTYQPLITVVVAVYNGATTLQRCIDSFVQQRYPHKELIIIDGASPDDSAAIVRANEDKLAYWESEPDRGVYHAWNKAIAHARGEWIAFLGADDVFADPDALESLAAAATPELDFVWARVAIVGSEGQVRALSGAPWDWERMKRTQVVAHPAGLHRRGLFDERGLFDDGYRIAGDYDFLLRCGASVRAAFVDRVVVSFADGGLSSKQRSRLLAEKRRIHARHPEIGPLRAYLNYALALGTYAKAGIKKVLGKLKRAPREQLTRG; this is translated from the coding sequence ATGCAAACGTACCAACCGCTCATCACGGTCGTCGTCGCCGTCTACAACGGCGCAACCACGCTTCAACGCTGCATCGACAGCTTCGTGCAGCAGCGCTACCCGCACAAAGAGCTGATCATCATCGACGGCGCCTCCCCCGACGACAGCGCCGCCATCGTGCGCGCCAACGAAGACAAGCTGGCTTACTGGGAATCCGAGCCGGACCGGGGCGTCTACCATGCCTGGAACAAAGCCATCGCCCACGCACGCGGCGAGTGGATCGCCTTTCTGGGGGCCGATGACGTCTTTGCGGACCCCGACGCCCTCGAAAGCCTCGCCGCAGCCGCGACCCCCGAGCTGGACTTCGTCTGGGCCCGCGTCGCCATCGTCGGCTCGGAGGGCCAGGTGCGTGCCCTGAGCGGCGCCCCGTGGGACTGGGAACGGATGAAGCGGACCCAGGTGGTCGCCCATCCGGCGGGCCTGCATCGCCGGGGGCTCTTCGACGAGCGCGGTCTTTTCGACGATGGCTACCGCATCGCCGGGGACTACGACTTCCTGCTGAGGTGCGGCGCGAGCGTCCGCGCGGCCTTCGTCGATCGGGTGGTGGTCAGCTTCGCCGACGGGGGGCTCAGCAGCAAGCAACGCTCCCGGCTACTGGCCGAGAAGCGACGCATCCACGCCAGGCACCCCGAGATTGGCCCCCTGCGCGCGTACCTGAACTACGCCCTCGCCTTGGGCACCTACGCGAAGGCGGGGATCAAGAAGGTGCTCGGCAAGCTGAAACGAGCCCCCCGCGAGCAACTCACCCGCGGGTAA
- a CDS encoding glycosyltransferase family 2 protein, producing MPLLSVIVPCRNERQHIAPFLEAVLAQAREGFELEVLIADGMSDDGTREVLAEYTERHPFIRVIDNPERNTPHALNRAITAARGEVIVRMDVHTVYAPDYLRECLAVLEESGADNVGGAWHAAGKTYVQEAIALGFQSPFSSGGAASHATEFEGEVDSVYLGCWRRAVFEEVGLFDPELVRNQDDELNLRLVRAGRRVWQSPRIKSRYYPRASLSALFRQYAQYGYWKVRVIQKHRLPASLRHLVPGAFVLALLLLALLAPFNRLACWGLVGLVGLYALANVAISVLTCFKPARLKYLPLMPGVFAAFHLGYGYGFLRGAIDFVLLRKGGASAFTTLTRG from the coding sequence CTGCCCCTGCTCTCGGTCATCGTTCCGTGCCGGAACGAGCGGCAGCACATCGCCCCGTTCCTCGAAGCGGTGCTCGCTCAGGCCCGCGAGGGCTTTGAGCTCGAGGTGCTGATCGCCGACGGGATGAGCGACGACGGGACCCGCGAGGTCCTTGCGGAGTACACCGAGCGCCACCCGTTCATCCGGGTGATCGACAACCCCGAGCGCAACACCCCGCACGCCCTGAACCGGGCGATTACGGCGGCCCGAGGCGAGGTGATCGTGCGGATGGACGTGCATACGGTCTATGCCCCGGACTACCTTCGCGAATGCCTGGCGGTCCTCGAGGAGAGCGGCGCCGACAACGTGGGCGGCGCGTGGCATGCGGCCGGCAAGACCTACGTCCAGGAGGCGATCGCGCTCGGCTTCCAGTCCCCCTTCTCGTCGGGCGGGGCCGCCTCGCACGCCACCGAGTTCGAAGGCGAGGTCGACTCGGTCTATCTCGGCTGCTGGCGCCGCGCGGTCTTCGAGGAGGTCGGCCTCTTCGATCCCGAGCTCGTGCGCAACCAGGACGACGAGCTCAACTTGCGCCTGGTGCGTGCCGGCCGCAGGGTTTGGCAGTCCCCTCGCATCAAGTCTCGCTACTACCCGAGGGCCTCGCTCTCGGCCCTCTTCAGGCAGTACGCCCAGTACGGCTACTGGAAGGTGCGGGTGATCCAGAAGCATCGCCTTCCGGCTTCGTTGCGGCACCTGGTGCCCGGGGCCTTCGTGCTGGCCCTCTTGCTCTTGGCTTTGCTCGCGCCGTTCAATCGCTTGGCGTGCTGGGGCCTCGTCGGCCTCGTCGGCCTCTACGCACTCGCCAACGTCGCGATCTCGGTGTTGACCTGCTTCAAGCCGGCTCGCCTGAAGTACCTGCCGCTCATGCCTGGGGTCTTTGCGGCCTTTCACCTCGGTTACGGCTACGGCTTCCTGCGCGGCGCCATCGACTTCGTCCTGCTGCGCAAAGGCGGAGCTTCCGCCTTCACGACGCTTACCCGCGGGTGA
- a CDS encoding glycosyltransferase family 4 protein: MRRRLVLLADASNVHTVKWAREFAARAWDVHVLSLLPAEIPGVEVHFLQPPPVGKIGYLALIGEARALVRRLRPDLVHAHYATSYGLLGALARHRPFVISVWGSDVYDFPTKSPLHRALLAWNLRQADAVTSSSHAMAEATAPLLPSRSIEVVPFGVDLARFGPATPHEGLTIGCAKILEAHYGQEHLIRAVRLLLDRRPDRPVRLLLAGEGDQRDALASLIASLHLEETVQLVGRLPHAQMPDFLRALSIFAMPSLSESFGVAAVEAAACGLPVVATRVGGVGEVVLDGETGLLVPPADPEALAQALSRLLDDPALRVAMGERGRAHVARCFDWSRNADAMEAVYERLLAVAPSRPVVSSQEVS; encoded by the coding sequence ATGAGACGCCGTCTCGTCCTACTAGCCGACGCGAGCAACGTTCATACCGTCAAATGGGCGCGCGAGTTCGCCGCGCGCGCCTGGGACGTCCATGTGCTCTCGCTGCTGCCCGCCGAGATCCCGGGCGTCGAAGTCCATTTCCTGCAGCCGCCGCCCGTGGGCAAGATCGGCTATCTGGCATTGATCGGGGAGGCACGCGCGCTGGTACGGCGCCTGCGGCCGGATCTCGTGCACGCGCACTACGCGACCAGTTATGGCTTGCTCGGGGCCCTGGCGCGCCATCGCCCCTTCGTCATCTCGGTCTGGGGGAGCGACGTGTACGACTTCCCCACGAAAAGCCCGCTGCACCGCGCCCTGCTCGCCTGGAACTTGCGCCAGGCGGATGCCGTGACCTCCAGCAGCCATGCGATGGCCGAGGCGACAGCGCCGCTGCTCCCGTCTCGTTCGATCGAGGTCGTCCCGTTCGGGGTGGATCTCGCCCGGTTCGGCCCCGCGACCCCTCACGAGGGCTTGACCATCGGCTGCGCCAAGATCCTCGAGGCTCACTACGGTCAGGAGCATCTCATCCGCGCGGTTCGCCTGTTGCTGGATCGGCGACCGGATCGTCCGGTGAGGCTCTTGCTCGCAGGTGAGGGTGATCAGCGCGATGCCCTCGCCTCTTTGATCGCCTCGCTGCATCTGGAAGAGACCGTCCAGCTCGTAGGGCGCCTGCCCCATGCCCAGATGCCGGACTTCCTGCGCGCTCTCTCGATTTTCGCCATGCCGTCGCTGAGCGAGAGCTTCGGCGTCGCGGCGGTCGAGGCGGCCGCCTGCGGCCTGCCCGTGGTCGCAACCCGCGTGGGCGGGGTGGGGGAGGTCGTCCTGGATGGCGAGACCGGTCTGCTCGTGCCGCCCGCCGATCCGGAGGCGCTGGCCCAGGCGCTCTCACGTTTGCTCGATGATCCGGCCCTGCGGGTCGCCATGGGAGAGAGGGGCCGTGCCCATGTGGCGCGGTGCTTCGATTGGTCCCGCAACGCCGATGCCATGGAAGCGGTATACGAGCGGCTGCTCGCTGTGGCGCCGTCGCGCCCGGTGGTTTCTTCTCAGGAGGTCTCGTGA
- a CDS encoding PD-(D/E)XK nuclease family protein, translated as MRKPQYSPSKLYVYQTCPRQYHYQYVRKLPRRAWANQSFGTSLHRTLQVLHEQGGPTARPLEAAQAELERSWTGAGYDSREHELAELARGKDLLAAYYETWSDAQSIPLLLEKRLTAAYRDITLLGIVDRVDRRFDGSLEIIDYKSGYAPEQIRPHTLQQLGIYHFLIGEKLRETVQHHTVHYLASNVRLTLEMSAAHIEGILEGVRETVERLEAEQRFTPRVAEHCLRCDYLRYCEAGRAFAAEAGEQA; from the coding sequence GTGCGCAAGCCCCAGTACTCCCCGAGCAAACTCTATGTCTATCAGACCTGCCCGCGGCAGTACCACTACCAGTACGTGCGGAAGCTGCCGCGCAGGGCCTGGGCCAACCAGAGCTTCGGCACCTCTCTCCACCGGACCCTCCAGGTCCTCCACGAGCAGGGCGGCCCCACCGCGCGACCCCTCGAAGCCGCCCAGGCCGAACTCGAACGCTCATGGACGGGGGCCGGCTACGACTCGCGCGAGCACGAGCTGGCCGAGCTGGCGCGCGGCAAGGACCTGCTCGCCGCCTACTACGAAACCTGGTCGGACGCCCAGAGCATCCCACTCCTCTTGGAGAAGCGCCTCACGGCCGCTTACCGCGACATCACGCTCTTGGGCATCGTCGACCGGGTGGATCGGCGCTTCGACGGCTCGCTCGAGATCATCGACTACAAGTCGGGCTACGCCCCCGAGCAGATCCGCCCCCACACCCTCCAGCAGCTCGGGATTTACCACTTCCTCATCGGCGAGAAGCTCCGCGAGACCGTCCAGCACCACACGGTGCATTACCTGGCGAGCAATGTTCGCCTCACCCTCGAAATGAGCGCCGCGCACATCGAAGGGATCCTCGAAGGCGTGCGCGAGACCGTCGAGCGGCTCGAAGCGGAGCAACGCTTCACCCCGCGCGTCGCCGAGCACTGCCTGCGCTGCGATTACCTCAGGTACTGCGAGGCGGGCCGCGCCTTTGCCGCTGAAGCCGGCGAGCAGGCGTAA
- a CDS encoding acyl--CoA ligase yields the protein MEILTLSDLIRTQAALKPHVEALVADGRRWSYSALARGIRRIAGAIRAGHPDLVPGERVLLMAPTGDSWVIGYFALLHLGAIPVPVSPQLREVELLAHARDCQARLLMADASAGDAVREAFIRAFQGRVMRLDPRRQQISWQSARGEEPFVPYFELPYEETPDAVVADPDDVATILYTSGSTGEPRGIALSHRAMLTAARAIAEALPESPAPSTAIVLPLYHGYPMLAQLLSILLVGGFVQLFRGLAFPFPVLQEMQREAIASFAGVPATFRTLAALEDLAELDLSEVTHVLSGGTPLTPDDVAAVRKVFPKAWIFELYGQTEAGPIALSSEDDPGFGTGRFARPFPGVCLRIVGEQGPAEPGEIGAVQVQSPFLMQGYWQGGLDAFVPAQGEWHPTGDLGFFDPEGVLHLQGRQETLIVAGSEKVNPREVEAVLLRHPGIREAAVLGVPDPAQGQRIVAWVVAATQDFEVEAAKQHCEQYLSRHKCPHEIHLVESLPRTESGKVHQARLMTWQQA from the coding sequence GTGGAAATCTTGACGCTTTCGGATCTCATTCGGACCCAGGCCGCCCTCAAGCCCCACGTGGAGGCCCTGGTCGCCGATGGGCGGCGCTGGAGCTACAGCGCGCTGGCGCGCGGAATTCGCCGGATCGCGGGTGCGATTCGCGCCGGGCACCCGGACCTGGTCCCAGGCGAGCGGGTCCTGCTCATGGCCCCTACGGGCGATTCCTGGGTCATCGGGTACTTCGCCCTCTTGCACCTGGGGGCGATCCCCGTGCCCGTCAGTCCTCAGCTGCGCGAGGTCGAACTGCTCGCCCACGCCCGGGATTGCCAGGCGCGCCTGCTCATGGCGGACGCCTCGGCGGGCGATGCGGTGCGCGAGGCCTTCATCCGAGCCTTCCAGGGTCGCGTCATGCGCCTGGATCCTCGCCGGCAGCAGATTTCGTGGCAGTCGGCACGCGGCGAGGAGCCGTTCGTCCCGTACTTCGAGCTGCCTTACGAGGAGACCCCCGACGCGGTGGTCGCCGATCCCGACGACGTGGCGACGATCCTCTACACCTCGGGCAGCACGGGCGAGCCGCGCGGAATCGCCCTCTCGCACCGGGCCATGCTGACAGCGGCCCGCGCGATCGCTGAAGCCCTGCCCGAGTCTCCTGCGCCGAGCACGGCGATCGTCCTGCCCCTGTATCACGGCTACCCCATGCTCGCGCAGCTCCTGTCGATCTTGCTGGTCGGCGGCTTCGTGCAGCTCTTCAGGGGCCTGGCCTTTCCCTTCCCCGTCTTGCAGGAGATGCAACGCGAGGCGATCGCGAGCTTCGCGGGCGTGCCTGCGACCTTCCGGACGCTTGCGGCCCTCGAGGACCTCGCGGAGCTGGATCTCTCTGAGGTGACGCATGTCCTCTCGGGCGGGACACCCCTCACCCCGGACGATGTGGCCGCGGTGCGCAAGGTCTTCCCCAAGGCTTGGATCTTCGAACTTTACGGCCAGACCGAGGCCGGTCCCATCGCCCTGAGCTCCGAGGACGATCCCGGCTTCGGCACCGGACGCTTCGCCCGTCCTTTTCCCGGTGTCTGCCTGCGGATCGTGGGTGAGCAGGGCCCTGCGGAGCCGGGCGAGATCGGTGCGGTGCAGGTCCAATCTCCCTTCCTGATGCAGGGCTACTGGCAAGGCGGCCTTGATGCTTTCGTTCCGGCGCAGGGCGAGTGGCACCCGACGGGGGATCTGGGCTTCTTCGATCCCGAAGGCGTCTTGCACCTGCAGGGTCGACAGGAGACCCTCATCGTGGCGGGCAGCGAGAAGGTGAACCCTCGGGAGGTCGAGGCCGTCCTGCTGCGGCATCCAGGCATCCGGGAGGCGGCGGTGCTCGGCGTGCCTGACCCGGCACAGGGCCAACGGATTGTGGCCTGGGTGGTGGCCGCCACGCAGGACTTCGAGGTCGAAGCAGCCAAGCAACACTGCGAGCAGTATTTGTCGCGCCACAAGTGTCCCCACGAGATTCATTTGGTCGAGAGCTTGCCGCGGACGGAAAGCGGCAAGGTCCACCAGGCGCGCTTGATGACCTGGCAACAGGCCTGA
- a CDS encoding PilZ domain-containing protein, with the protein MADDSFSFPSDGRAAQATRPIANPNKRAFERVMYVIPVELTDRAGSFLIKAKIRDVSPVAARVHFFRPPRLRPGDHVIVTIWKNIRAEDAVSSFRASATVFASRGPDALVLMFDNPRAMAAEGFTRFIYGPLLLASLNGQHRSNDPQQEQEVETQRKAARRKAITAKAQESESMQSERDPLWRSHSYRRSRRRFER; encoded by the coding sequence TTGGCCGACGACTCGTTCAGCTTCCCGAGCGATGGGCGCGCCGCTCAAGCGACACGCCCCATCGCCAACCCCAACAAGCGTGCCTTCGAGCGCGTCATGTACGTCATCCCGGTCGAGCTCACCGACCGCGCCGGGAGCTTCTTGATCAAGGCCAAGATTCGCGACGTCTCGCCCGTGGCGGCGCGGGTGCATTTCTTCCGCCCGCCGCGCTTGAGGCCAGGCGACCACGTGATCGTCACCATCTGGAAGAACATCCGCGCCGAGGATGCCGTTTCCTCGTTCCGCGCGTCGGCGACGGTGTTCGCCTCGCGCGGGCCCGACGCCCTGGTCCTGATGTTCGACAACCCCCGGGCGATGGCCGCGGAGGGCTTCACCCGCTTCATCTACGGCCCGCTGTTGCTGGCGTCGCTCAACGGCCAGCACCGCTCAAACGATCCGCAACAAGAGCAGGAAGTCGAGACCCAGCGCAAGGCGGCACGGCGCAAGGCGATCACCGCCAAGGCGCAGGAGTCGGAGTCCATGCAAAGCGAGCGGGATCCGCTCTGGAGATCGCACTCCTACCGCCGATCGAGACGGCGCTTCGAGCGCTGA